A window of Struthio camelus isolate bStrCam1 chromosome 15, bStrCam1.hap1, whole genome shotgun sequence contains these coding sequences:
- the DRC3 gene encoding dynein regulatory complex subunit 3 isoform X2 yields the protein MAMTVQFSGLPWPPIALGHLAFYCQTRHKLAFKKQKKKEKRKRRTSGSLFEYFRDILQIDNLWQFENLTKLQLDNNIIEKIEALESLVHLLWLDLSFNNIEVIEGLDTLVKLQDLSLYNNRISKIEHMDTLQDLQIFSIGKNNLATLEDVIYLRRFKNLRTLNLMGNPLCDNEQYAPFTVAHLPELVYLDFKLVSDTMREAAVLKYQYSTEPLKQVEAQALAQLEEKQAKQNELEYHKTAFVEYLNGSFLFESMYEEDAEAAKLAYLPGVGDLLQAYRKEFVSVCENLFNYGLKQYEKREAEVSDFYESLDEALTANQEQGRKIILEFENRNRTTLDEIQDVSSYDIAESKLAEYNEDILQLSETLMTLEMRTVDQLEELIKDFERNIAELVSTFTENVQGMMAQCRDLENRHHEKLLEISVNMLEKSVKNELDKNLPDDVRMLFVDKNTIVNAVNASHDIHLLKIDNREGDILSNVHRWQASVTEKALQNEIDRNRNRVKEIIQYIDYLQEELENMEALEPPE from the exons ATGGCGATGACAGTTCAATTCAGTGGCCTCCCCTGGCCACCCATAGCATTAGGCCACCTTGCCTTTTACTGTCAAACCAGACATAAACTtgcattcaaaaaacaaaaaaaaaaagaaaaaagaaaaagaagaacatctGGCTCACTATTTGAGTATTTTCGGG ATATTCTGCAGATTGATAATCTGTGGCAGTTTGAGAATCTGACTAAATTGCAGCTGGACAACAACATCATTGAGAAGATAGAAGCTCTAGAGAGTCTGGTTCACCTTCTATGGCTTG ATTTGTCCTTCAATAATATTGAAGTCATTGAGGGCCTGGATACCCTTGTTAAACTGCAGGACCTGAGCCTCTACAATAACAGAATATCTAAAATTGAGCACATGGACACGTTACAAGACCTACAGATTTTTTCAATAGGAAAGAATAACCTGGCCACTTTAGAAGAC GTGATCTATCTCAGGAGGTTTAAAAACTTACGCACACTGAATCTCATGGGGAACCCTCTCTGTGACAATGAGCAGTATGCACCGTTTACAGTCGCTCACCTTCCAGAGCTGGTATACTTGGACTTCAAGCTTGTGAGTGACACTATG cgagaagctgcagttttaaAGTACCAGTATTCTACTGAACCACTGAAACAGGTGGAGGCCCAGGCTCTGGCTCAGCTGGAGGAAAAGCAGGCAAAGCAGAATGAACTGGAGTACCACAAG ACAGCCTTTGTCGAGTACCTGAATGGATCCTTCCTCTTTGAGAGTATGTATGAAGAGGATGCGGAAGCTGCCAAACTGGCTTACCTCCCTGGAGTGGGTGACCTGCTGCAGGC GTACAGGAAGGAGTTTGTCTCAGTTTGTGAAAATCTGTTTAACTATGGTCTGAAACAGTATGAAAAACGAGAAGCTGAAGTCTCCGATTTCTATGAGAGCCTTGATGAAGCATTAACAGCCAACcaagagcaaggcagaaaaataatcctGGAGTTTGAAAATCGGAACAGAACG ACGCTGGATGAGATTCAGGACGTCAGTAGTTACGATATCGCTGAGTCTAAGCTAGCTGAGTACAATGAGGACATACTTCAGCTGTCAGAAACGCTCATGACCTTGGAAATGCGGACAGTTGACCAGCTGGAG GAACTAATAAAGGATTTTGAAAGAAACATTGCTGAGCTAGTGTCAACATTCACTGAAAACGTTCAGGGGAT GATGGCCCAGTGCCGAGACCTGGAAAACCGTCATCATGAAAAGCTGCTAGAGATCTCAGTCAACATGCTGGAGAAATCCGTCAAGAACGAGCTTGACAAGAATTTGCCAGATGACGTTCGAATG CTTTTTGTGGACAAAAACACCATTGTCAACGCAGTGAACGCATCCCACGACATCCACCTGTTGAAGATTGATAACCGAGAGGGTGACATCCTCAGCAATGTACATCGCTGGCAGGCCTCTGTGACAGAGAAG GCTCTCCAAAACGAGATTGACAGAAACCGCAACCGTGTCAAAGAGATCATTCAGTACATTGACTATCTCCAAGAGGAGCTGGAAAACATGGAGGCCCTGGAGCCGCCAGAGTAG
- the DRC3 gene encoding dynein regulatory complex subunit 3 isoform X1, with product MSQLYNIIEPNVISEEMVQKAVEEQSQDEAGQLAKREGISFKDVTELQFSFRNLFCFVFPVALDILQIDNLWQFENLTKLQLDNNIIEKIEALESLVHLLWLDLSFNNIEVIEGLDTLVKLQDLSLYNNRISKIEHMDTLQDLQIFSIGKNNLATLEDVIYLRRFKNLRTLNLMGNPLCDNEQYAPFTVAHLPELVYLDFKLVSDTMREAAVLKYQYSTEPLKQVEAQALAQLEEKQAKQNELEYHKTAFVEYLNGSFLFESMYEEDAEAAKLAYLPGVGDLLQAYRKEFVSVCENLFNYGLKQYEKREAEVSDFYESLDEALTANQEQGRKIILEFENRNRTTLDEIQDVSSYDIAESKLAEYNEDILQLSETLMTLEMRTVDQLEELIKDFERNIAELVSTFTENVQGMMAQCRDLENRHHEKLLEISVNMLEKSVKNELDKNLPDDVRMLFVDKNTIVNAVNASHDIHLLKIDNREGDILSNVHRWQASVTEKALQNEIDRNRNRVKEIIQYIDYLQEELENMEALEPPE from the exons ATGAGTCAATTATACAATATCATTGAGCCAAATGTGATCAGCGAAGAAATGGTTCAGAAAGCTGTGGAAGAGCAAAGTCAAGATGAGGCAGGGCAGCTTGCCAAAAGGGAAGGTATTAGTTTTAAAGACGTCACAGAGCTACAGTTCAGTTTTAGAA atttgttttgttttgtttttcctgtggctTTAGATATTCTGCAGATTGATAATCTGTGGCAGTTTGAGAATCTGACTAAATTGCAGCTGGACAACAACATCATTGAGAAGATAGAAGCTCTAGAGAGTCTGGTTCACCTTCTATGGCTTG ATTTGTCCTTCAATAATATTGAAGTCATTGAGGGCCTGGATACCCTTGTTAAACTGCAGGACCTGAGCCTCTACAATAACAGAATATCTAAAATTGAGCACATGGACACGTTACAAGACCTACAGATTTTTTCAATAGGAAAGAATAACCTGGCCACTTTAGAAGAC GTGATCTATCTCAGGAGGTTTAAAAACTTACGCACACTGAATCTCATGGGGAACCCTCTCTGTGACAATGAGCAGTATGCACCGTTTACAGTCGCTCACCTTCCAGAGCTGGTATACTTGGACTTCAAGCTTGTGAGTGACACTATG cgagaagctgcagttttaaAGTACCAGTATTCTACTGAACCACTGAAACAGGTGGAGGCCCAGGCTCTGGCTCAGCTGGAGGAAAAGCAGGCAAAGCAGAATGAACTGGAGTACCACAAG ACAGCCTTTGTCGAGTACCTGAATGGATCCTTCCTCTTTGAGAGTATGTATGAAGAGGATGCGGAAGCTGCCAAACTGGCTTACCTCCCTGGAGTGGGTGACCTGCTGCAGGC GTACAGGAAGGAGTTTGTCTCAGTTTGTGAAAATCTGTTTAACTATGGTCTGAAACAGTATGAAAAACGAGAAGCTGAAGTCTCCGATTTCTATGAGAGCCTTGATGAAGCATTAACAGCCAACcaagagcaaggcagaaaaataatcctGGAGTTTGAAAATCGGAACAGAACG ACGCTGGATGAGATTCAGGACGTCAGTAGTTACGATATCGCTGAGTCTAAGCTAGCTGAGTACAATGAGGACATACTTCAGCTGTCAGAAACGCTCATGACCTTGGAAATGCGGACAGTTGACCAGCTGGAG GAACTAATAAAGGATTTTGAAAGAAACATTGCTGAGCTAGTGTCAACATTCACTGAAAACGTTCAGGGGAT GATGGCCCAGTGCCGAGACCTGGAAAACCGTCATCATGAAAAGCTGCTAGAGATCTCAGTCAACATGCTGGAGAAATCCGTCAAGAACGAGCTTGACAAGAATTTGCCAGATGACGTTCGAATG CTTTTTGTGGACAAAAACACCATTGTCAACGCAGTGAACGCATCCCACGACATCCACCTGTTGAAGATTGATAACCGAGAGGGTGACATCCTCAGCAATGTACATCGCTGGCAGGCCTCTGTGACAGAGAAG GCTCTCCAAAACGAGATTGACAGAAACCGCAACCGTGTCAAAGAGATCATTCAGTACATTGACTATCTCCAAGAGGAGCTGGAAAACATGGAGGCCCTGGAGCCGCCAGAGTAG
- the DRC3 gene encoding dynein regulatory complex subunit 3 isoform X3 — protein sequence MSQLYNIIEPNVISEEMVQKAVEEQSQDEAGQLAKREGISFKDVTELQFSFRNILQIDNLWQFENLTKLQLDNNIIEKIEALESLVHLLWLDLSFNNIEVIEGLDTLVKLQDLSLYNNRISKIEHMDTLQDLQIFSIGKNNLATLEDVIYLRRFKNLRTLNLMGNPLCDNEQYAPFTVAHLPELVYLDFKLVSDTMREAAVLKYQYSTEPLKQVEAQALAQLEEKQAKQNELEYHKTAFVEYLNGSFLFESMYEEDAEAAKLAYLPGVGDLLQAYRKEFVSVCENLFNYGLKQYEKREAEVSDFYESLDEALTANQEQGRKIILEFENRNRTTLDEIQDVSSYDIAESKLAEYNEDILQLSETLMTLEMRTVDQLEELIKDFERNIAELVSTFTENVQGMMAQCRDLENRHHEKLLEISVNMLEKSVKNELDKNLPDDVRMLFVDKNTIVNAVNASHDIHLLKIDNREGDILSNVHRWQASVTEKALQNEIDRNRNRVKEIIQYIDYLQEELENMEALEPPE from the exons ATGAGTCAATTATACAATATCATTGAGCCAAATGTGATCAGCGAAGAAATGGTTCAGAAAGCTGTGGAAGAGCAAAGTCAAGATGAGGCAGGGCAGCTTGCCAAAAGGGAAGGTATTAGTTTTAAAGACGTCACAGAGCTACAGTTCAGTTTTAGAA ATATTCTGCAGATTGATAATCTGTGGCAGTTTGAGAATCTGACTAAATTGCAGCTGGACAACAACATCATTGAGAAGATAGAAGCTCTAGAGAGTCTGGTTCACCTTCTATGGCTTG ATTTGTCCTTCAATAATATTGAAGTCATTGAGGGCCTGGATACCCTTGTTAAACTGCAGGACCTGAGCCTCTACAATAACAGAATATCTAAAATTGAGCACATGGACACGTTACAAGACCTACAGATTTTTTCAATAGGAAAGAATAACCTGGCCACTTTAGAAGAC GTGATCTATCTCAGGAGGTTTAAAAACTTACGCACACTGAATCTCATGGGGAACCCTCTCTGTGACAATGAGCAGTATGCACCGTTTACAGTCGCTCACCTTCCAGAGCTGGTATACTTGGACTTCAAGCTTGTGAGTGACACTATG cgagaagctgcagttttaaAGTACCAGTATTCTACTGAACCACTGAAACAGGTGGAGGCCCAGGCTCTGGCTCAGCTGGAGGAAAAGCAGGCAAAGCAGAATGAACTGGAGTACCACAAG ACAGCCTTTGTCGAGTACCTGAATGGATCCTTCCTCTTTGAGAGTATGTATGAAGAGGATGCGGAAGCTGCCAAACTGGCTTACCTCCCTGGAGTGGGTGACCTGCTGCAGGC GTACAGGAAGGAGTTTGTCTCAGTTTGTGAAAATCTGTTTAACTATGGTCTGAAACAGTATGAAAAACGAGAAGCTGAAGTCTCCGATTTCTATGAGAGCCTTGATGAAGCATTAACAGCCAACcaagagcaaggcagaaaaataatcctGGAGTTTGAAAATCGGAACAGAACG ACGCTGGATGAGATTCAGGACGTCAGTAGTTACGATATCGCTGAGTCTAAGCTAGCTGAGTACAATGAGGACATACTTCAGCTGTCAGAAACGCTCATGACCTTGGAAATGCGGACAGTTGACCAGCTGGAG GAACTAATAAAGGATTTTGAAAGAAACATTGCTGAGCTAGTGTCAACATTCACTGAAAACGTTCAGGGGAT GATGGCCCAGTGCCGAGACCTGGAAAACCGTCATCATGAAAAGCTGCTAGAGATCTCAGTCAACATGCTGGAGAAATCCGTCAAGAACGAGCTTGACAAGAATTTGCCAGATGACGTTCGAATG CTTTTTGTGGACAAAAACACCATTGTCAACGCAGTGAACGCATCCCACGACATCCACCTGTTGAAGATTGATAACCGAGAGGGTGACATCCTCAGCAATGTACATCGCTGGCAGGCCTCTGTGACAGAGAAG GCTCTCCAAAACGAGATTGACAGAAACCGCAACCGTGTCAAAGAGATCATTCAGTACATTGACTATCTCCAAGAGGAGCTGGAAAACATGGAGGCCCTGGAGCCGCCAGAGTAG
- the DRC3 gene encoding dynein regulatory complex subunit 3 isoform X4: protein MSQLYNIIEPNVISEEMVQKAVEEQSQDEAGQLAKREGISFKDVTELQFSFRNLFCFVFPVALDILQIDNLWQFENLTKLQLDNNIIEKIEALESLVHLLWLDLSFNNIEVIEGLDTLVKLQDLSLYNNRISKIEHMDTLQDLQIFSIGKNNLATLEDVIYLRRFKNLRTLNLMGNPLCDNEQYAPFTVAHLPELVYLDFKLVSDTMREAAVLKYQYSTEPLKQVEAQALAQLEEKQAKQNELEYHKTAFVEYLNGSFLFESMYEEDAEAAKLAYLPGVGDLLQAYRKEFVSVCENLFNYGLKQYEKREAEVSDFYESLDEALTANQEQGRKIILEFENRNRTTLDEIQDVSSYDIAESKLAEYNEDILQLSETLMTLEMRTVDQLEELIKDFERNIAELVSTFTENVQGIYPFESIFAWMSK, encoded by the exons ATGAGTCAATTATACAATATCATTGAGCCAAATGTGATCAGCGAAGAAATGGTTCAGAAAGCTGTGGAAGAGCAAAGTCAAGATGAGGCAGGGCAGCTTGCCAAAAGGGAAGGTATTAGTTTTAAAGACGTCACAGAGCTACAGTTCAGTTTTAGAA atttgttttgttttgtttttcctgtggctTTAGATATTCTGCAGATTGATAATCTGTGGCAGTTTGAGAATCTGACTAAATTGCAGCTGGACAACAACATCATTGAGAAGATAGAAGCTCTAGAGAGTCTGGTTCACCTTCTATGGCTTG ATTTGTCCTTCAATAATATTGAAGTCATTGAGGGCCTGGATACCCTTGTTAAACTGCAGGACCTGAGCCTCTACAATAACAGAATATCTAAAATTGAGCACATGGACACGTTACAAGACCTACAGATTTTTTCAATAGGAAAGAATAACCTGGCCACTTTAGAAGAC GTGATCTATCTCAGGAGGTTTAAAAACTTACGCACACTGAATCTCATGGGGAACCCTCTCTGTGACAATGAGCAGTATGCACCGTTTACAGTCGCTCACCTTCCAGAGCTGGTATACTTGGACTTCAAGCTTGTGAGTGACACTATG cgagaagctgcagttttaaAGTACCAGTATTCTACTGAACCACTGAAACAGGTGGAGGCCCAGGCTCTGGCTCAGCTGGAGGAAAAGCAGGCAAAGCAGAATGAACTGGAGTACCACAAG ACAGCCTTTGTCGAGTACCTGAATGGATCCTTCCTCTTTGAGAGTATGTATGAAGAGGATGCGGAAGCTGCCAAACTGGCTTACCTCCCTGGAGTGGGTGACCTGCTGCAGGC GTACAGGAAGGAGTTTGTCTCAGTTTGTGAAAATCTGTTTAACTATGGTCTGAAACAGTATGAAAAACGAGAAGCTGAAGTCTCCGATTTCTATGAGAGCCTTGATGAAGCATTAACAGCCAACcaagagcaaggcagaaaaataatcctGGAGTTTGAAAATCGGAACAGAACG ACGCTGGATGAGATTCAGGACGTCAGTAGTTACGATATCGCTGAGTCTAAGCTAGCTGAGTACAATGAGGACATACTTCAGCTGTCAGAAACGCTCATGACCTTGGAAATGCGGACAGTTGACCAGCTGGAG GAACTAATAAAGGATTTTGAAAGAAACATTGCTGAGCTAGTGTCAACATTCACTGAAAACGTTCAGGGGATATATCCTTTTGAAAGTATATTCGCCTGGATGTCCAAGTGA